The proteins below are encoded in one region of Aquisphaera giovannonii:
- a CDS encoding DUF1257 domain-containing protein, translating into MSTVLVVSPLLVASWPLLSAAITAAVSSMGYATARAMQDSSVRAGQKATARAEIELEDSEILAGGAGTDERLVVERDGILAIFSRDARGALKLCVEGAGRSKAELKQIGEALVGRVAQQYAYHRLMTELKDRDMTIIEERVGADQAIHIRVRNR; encoded by the coding sequence ATGAGCACCGTCCTCGTCGTTAGCCCGCTGCTGGTCGCCTCGTGGCCGCTCCTCTCCGCGGCGATCACCGCGGCGGTCAGCAGCATGGGGTACGCCACCGCGCGGGCCATGCAGGACTCCAGCGTCCGCGCGGGCCAGAAGGCGACCGCCCGCGCCGAGATCGAGCTGGAGGACTCCGAGATCCTCGCCGGCGGCGCCGGGACCGACGAGCGTCTGGTCGTCGAGCGCGACGGCATCCTCGCGATCTTCAGCCGCGACGCCCGGGGCGCCCTGAAGCTCTGCGTGGAGGGCGCTGGGCGGTCCAAGGCGGAGTTGAAGCAGATCGGCGAGGCCCTCGTCGGCCGCGTCGCCCAGCAGTATGCGTATCACCGGCTCATGACCGAGCTGAAGGATCGGGACATGACCATCATCGAGGAACGAGTGGGGGCCGACCAGGC
- a CDS encoding AAA family ATPase, whose amino-acid sequence MSDDSPRNGHHAAPQPASPQREAPRQAAPARASQPATAAPSSPPAQARRPPDELEVLIRARYPIIYVVTWEEERLEQRLQEIAKRRNKTLHVWTCSQGLVKFGADPQRSKGGAGSTCDPVAGLDAVVAHVDPAIFLFKDLHDHLDIRVCPGNLRNIRRLRDVAQALRDTYKTVVLVSPIMKIPTELSKDVAVVEFGSPSVQDFNGLLDRIIEDVKDQPRITINLDGEAREKLVHAARGLTLKEAENVFAKTLILDGKLDADDVSVVFSEKQQIIRKSGMLEYYESHEKFASVAGLENLKDWLRKRSAAFSERAARFGLPSPRGVLLLGVQGCGKSLCAKAASSLWKLPLLRFDIGRVFGSLVGSSEESMRRAIQTAESVAPAILWIDEIDKAFAGSAGSAGSDGGTASRVFGTFLTWLSEKTAPVFVIATANDVSQLPPELLRKGRLDEIFFVDLPNEEERREIFRIHLLKRRRNPDAFDVAALAKLSEGFSGAEIEEAIVAGLFDAFSRGGELDTETLRAELSQAVPLSRTMSEELNRLRNWAQGRARPSTGTPARAPAEPAEARRKLEI is encoded by the coding sequence ATGAGCGACGACAGCCCGCGCAACGGACACCACGCCGCCCCCCAGCCCGCGTCGCCGCAGCGCGAGGCGCCCCGACAGGCCGCGCCCGCCCGGGCGTCCCAGCCCGCTACGGCCGCGCCGTCGTCGCCCCCGGCGCAGGCCCGCCGCCCGCCGGACGAGCTCGAGGTCCTGATCCGCGCGCGGTATCCGATCATCTACGTCGTCACCTGGGAGGAGGAGCGGCTCGAGCAGCGGCTCCAGGAGATCGCCAAGCGGCGCAACAAGACGCTCCACGTCTGGACGTGCAGCCAGGGGCTGGTGAAATTCGGCGCGGACCCGCAAAGGTCCAAGGGGGGCGCGGGGAGCACCTGCGACCCGGTCGCCGGGCTGGACGCGGTGGTCGCCCACGTGGACCCGGCGATCTTCCTCTTCAAGGACCTGCACGACCACCTGGACATCCGCGTCTGCCCCGGCAACCTCCGGAACATCCGGCGCCTGCGGGACGTGGCCCAGGCCCTCCGCGACACGTACAAGACGGTGGTGCTCGTCTCGCCGATCATGAAGATCCCGACCGAGCTCTCGAAGGACGTGGCCGTCGTCGAGTTCGGGTCGCCCTCCGTGCAGGACTTCAACGGCCTGCTGGACCGGATCATCGAGGACGTGAAGGACCAGCCGCGGATCACGATCAACCTCGACGGCGAGGCCCGGGAGAAGCTCGTCCACGCCGCGCGCGGGCTGACGCTCAAGGAGGCGGAGAACGTCTTCGCCAAGACCCTGATCCTGGACGGGAAGCTCGACGCCGACGACGTCAGCGTAGTCTTCAGCGAGAAGCAGCAGATCATCCGCAAGAGCGGGATGCTCGAGTATTACGAGAGCCACGAGAAGTTCGCCTCGGTGGCGGGGCTGGAGAACCTCAAGGACTGGCTCCGCAAGCGGAGCGCCGCGTTCAGCGAACGGGCCGCGCGGTTCGGCCTGCCATCCCCGCGCGGGGTGCTGCTGCTGGGCGTGCAGGGGTGCGGCAAGAGCCTCTGCGCCAAGGCGGCCTCCAGCCTCTGGAAGCTGCCGCTGCTGCGGTTCGACATCGGCCGGGTCTTCGGCAGCCTGGTCGGCTCCAGCGAAGAGTCGATGCGGCGGGCGATCCAGACTGCGGAATCGGTCGCGCCGGCGATCCTCTGGATCGACGAGATCGACAAGGCCTTCGCCGGATCGGCGGGGTCGGCCGGCAGCGACGGCGGGACCGCGTCTCGCGTCTTCGGCACGTTCCTGACGTGGCTCTCCGAGAAGACGGCGCCGGTGTTCGTCATCGCCACGGCCAACGACGTCAGCCAGCTCCCGCCGGAGCTCCTCCGCAAGGGCCGCCTCGACGAGATCTTCTTCGTGGACCTCCCCAACGAGGAGGAGCGGCGCGAGATCTTCCGGATCCACCTCCTGAAGCGACGGCGGAATCCCGACGCCTTCGACGTGGCTGCGCTGGCGAAGCTGAGCGAGGGCTTCAGCGGGGCGGAGATCGAGGAGGCGATCGTCGCGGGCCTCTTCGACGCCTTCAGCCGCGGGGGCGAGCTGGACACCGAGACCCTGCGGGCCGAGCTCTCGCAGGCCGTGCCCCTCTCGCGGACGATGAGCGAGGAGCTGAACCGCCTGCGGAACTGGGCGCAGGGCCGGGCCCGGCCGTCCACGGGCACGCCCGCCCGCGCCCCGGCCGAGCCGGCGGAGGCCCGCCGCAAGCTGGAGATCTGA
- a CDS encoding radical SAM protein, whose translation MDGTVGDLLDRARMHYRSCGLCEHRCGADRESGGRGPCRAGTEARVFKHRVEYGEEWELVPSHLFYLSGCDLRCAFCVAGVNAFDARHGRPLTAEFLGEAVREGRSLGARTLQWVGGEPTIHLPAILGAMAACSSPLPPIVWKSDFHGTPEAFALLDGVADVYLADFKFGDDACARRIAGIDDYLRIVTRNLKIAAGQGRLIVRHLLLPGHFACCFRPIVGWMKANLPDAGFSVRDGYLPSWKAASHPELARPLGPGEGDRARELAQAAGLRVIE comes from the coding sequence GTGGATGGGACGGTAGGCGACCTGCTCGATCGGGCCCGGATGCACTATCGCTCGTGCGGGCTCTGCGAACATCGCTGCGGCGCCGACCGCGAGTCCGGCGGGCGGGGGCCGTGCCGCGCGGGGACGGAGGCTCGCGTGTTCAAGCACCGGGTCGAGTATGGGGAAGAGTGGGAGCTCGTGCCGTCGCACCTGTTCTACCTCTCCGGCTGCGACCTCCGCTGCGCCTTCTGCGTGGCGGGCGTGAACGCCTTCGACGCCCGCCACGGCCGGCCGCTGACGGCCGAGTTCCTCGGCGAGGCGGTCCGCGAGGGCCGCTCGCTCGGCGCGCGGACCCTCCAATGGGTCGGCGGGGAGCCGACGATCCACCTGCCGGCGATCCTGGGGGCGATGGCGGCATGCTCGTCGCCCCTGCCGCCGATCGTCTGGAAGTCGGACTTCCACGGCACGCCCGAGGCGTTCGCACTGCTCGACGGCGTGGCGGACGTCTACCTCGCCGACTTCAAATTCGGCGACGATGCGTGCGCCCGGCGGATCGCGGGCATCGACGATTACCTGCGGATCGTGACGCGGAACCTGAAGATCGCCGCGGGGCAGGGCCGGCTCATCGTCCGCCACCTGCTGCTGCCGGGGCACTTCGCATGCTGCTTCCGGCCGATCGTCGGCTGGATGAAGGCCAACCTGCCGGACGCCGGATTCAGCGTCCGTGACGGCTACCTGCCGAGCTGGAAGGCGGCGTCCCATCCGGAGCTGGCCCGGCCGCTGGGCCCCGGCGAGGGCGACCGCGCCCGGGAGCTCGCGCAGGCCGCGGGGCTGAGGGTCATCGAATGA
- a CDS encoding family 43 glycosylhydrolase, whose translation MAAPPAAEGHEAGKPVPGLRKLMDTPLRDTSICRGPDGTYYLTGTREPFWSYNEGIRVWRSRDLRAWEPLGMVYRYGESPWHRPYLDAKRPLWAPEIHHLKGTFWLTYSLPGWDGTGRTSGCGLLRSTTGKAEGPYEDMHPSERLGDEIDASLFRDDDGSVYFLWHSGKIAKLKPDMTGLAEPYRWLRTTGTDPAPGHHSGLCAGIFGRDSFDHVGYEGMFLFKANGRYYLSCAELIDGRYSCVVAESKALLGPYSPRYEAIPHAGHNVFFRDAEGRWLSTFFGSDASAPWQERPGVLPIHFDADGHLRPGAE comes from the coding sequence ATGGCGGCGCCACCGGCCGCCGAGGGGCACGAGGCCGGCAAGCCGGTGCCCGGGCTGCGGAAACTGATGGACACGCCCCTGCGGGACACGTCGATATGCCGAGGCCCGGACGGGACGTACTACCTGACCGGCACGCGCGAGCCGTTCTGGTCGTACAACGAGGGCATCCGCGTCTGGAGGTCCAGGGACCTCCGGGCGTGGGAGCCGCTGGGGATGGTCTACCGATACGGCGAGAGCCCGTGGCACAGGCCGTATCTGGACGCGAAGAGGCCGCTCTGGGCTCCCGAGATCCACCACCTCAAGGGTACGTTCTGGCTGACCTACAGCCTCCCCGGCTGGGACGGCACGGGCAGGACCTCCGGCTGCGGACTGCTCCGGAGCACCACGGGCAAGGCCGAGGGGCCGTACGAGGACATGCATCCGTCCGAACGTCTCGGCGACGAGATCGACGCCTCGCTGTTCCGGGACGACGACGGCAGCGTGTATTTCCTCTGGCACAGCGGCAAGATCGCGAAGCTGAAGCCGGACATGACCGGGCTTGCCGAGCCCTACCGCTGGCTCCGGACGACGGGCACCGACCCGGCCCCCGGCCATCATTCCGGCCTCTGCGCCGGGATCTTCGGCCGCGACTCCTTCGACCACGTCGGCTACGAGGGGATGTTCCTCTTCAAGGCCAACGGCCGCTATTACCTCTCCTGCGCCGAGCTCATCGACGGCCGCTACTCCTGCGTGGTCGCCGAGTCGAAGGCCCTCCTGGGCCCCTACTCACCCCGCTACGAGGCGATCCCCCACGCCGGCCACAACGTCTTCTTCCGGGACGCCGAAGGCCGGTGGCTATCCACCTTCTTCGGAAGCGACGCCTCGGCCCCCTGGCAGGAGCGCCCGGGCGTGCTGCCCATCCACTTCGACGCCGACGGCCACCTCCGGCCGGGGGCAGAATGA
- a CDS encoding sulfite oxidase, whose translation MNSEGILGRRTFLGGLMAAPLAGMAPGREAKADEKSARGLIVRESEPRNLEMPFSELDSSFTPAGRFYVRSHFAVPELDASTWRLKIEGAVREPFEFGLQDLRRMPSRTIMAMLECAGNGRVFLVPKAKGLLWETGAVGNAEWTGVPLGALLERAGVKGGAVDVILEGADRGRIDDEPKSPGEIHFARSVPLAKAAGDVLLAYAMNGEDLTPAHGFPVRAVVPGWYGMASVKWLSRVIVSERPFAGYFQTLEYSTFERRSGEPTLVPLTENGVKAQVALPAAGEAVPRGAEYRVFGAAWAGEALVSRVDVSVDGGTSWTPARLLGEPIRHAWRLWDFTWKVPGRPGRHILMARATDDRGRTQPLKRDPDLRTVMVHHILPVEVTVR comes from the coding sequence ATGAACAGCGAAGGCATCCTCGGCCGCCGCACCTTCCTCGGCGGCCTCATGGCCGCGCCACTGGCCGGCATGGCCCCGGGGCGGGAGGCTAAGGCCGACGAGAAGTCCGCCCGCGGCCTGATCGTGCGGGAGTCGGAGCCGAGAAACCTAGAGATGCCGTTCTCCGAGCTCGACTCCTCGTTCACGCCCGCCGGGCGCTTCTACGTGCGCAGCCATTTCGCCGTGCCGGAGCTCGACGCATCGACATGGCGGCTGAAGATCGAGGGGGCCGTCCGGGAGCCCTTCGAGTTCGGGCTCCAGGACCTGCGGCGGATGCCCTCCCGGACCATCATGGCCATGCTCGAGTGCGCGGGCAACGGTCGCGTCTTCCTCGTGCCCAAGGCGAAGGGCCTGCTGTGGGAGACCGGCGCGGTGGGCAACGCGGAGTGGACGGGCGTTCCGCTCGGGGCGTTGCTGGAGCGGGCCGGCGTCAAGGGCGGGGCCGTGGACGTCATCCTGGAAGGGGCCGACCGGGGCAGGATCGACGACGAGCCGAAGTCGCCCGGCGAGATCCACTTCGCCCGCAGCGTCCCGCTCGCCAAGGCGGCCGGCGACGTGCTGCTCGCCTACGCGATGAACGGCGAGGACCTGACGCCGGCGCACGGCTTCCCGGTCCGTGCGGTCGTGCCCGGCTGGTACGGCATGGCGTCGGTGAAGTGGCTCTCTCGGGTGATCGTCTCGGAGCGTCCGTTCGCCGGCTACTTCCAGACGCTCGAGTACTCGACCTTCGAGCGCCGCTCGGGCGAGCCGACGCTCGTCCCCTTGACCGAGAACGGCGTGAAGGCCCAGGTCGCCCTCCCGGCCGCCGGCGAGGCGGTGCCCCGCGGGGCGGAATACCGCGTCTTCGGCGCGGCGTGGGCCGGCGAGGCCCTCGTGTCCCGGGTTGATGTCAGCGTCGACGGCGGGACCTCGTGGACGCCCGCCCGGCTCCTCGGGGAGCCCATCCGCCACGCCTGGCGGCTCTGGGACTTCACCTGGAAGGTCCCGGGCCGCCCCGGGCGTCACATCCTCATGGCCCGGGCCACCGACGACCGAGGCCGCACCCAGCCGCTGAAACGCGACCCGGACCTGAGGACCGTGATGGTCCATCACATCCTCCCCGTGGAAGTGACCGTCCGGTAG
- a CDS encoding SGNH/GDSL hydrolase family protein, with amino-acid sequence MPRTWVFTTTIGFAVLGLVGRSTAREAAGAGSDPYPLADAAECRPRDGLPNFLAKARTPGAEVRVAYLGGSITAQDGWRPKTQASFRKAYPDSKFSEINAAIGGTGSDLGVYRLKQDVLDHRPDLLFVEFATNDGGASPDQIRRCMEGIVRQTWRALPSCDICFVYTLTESAAGPMLAGKFPRSASVMEEVANHYGIPSIHMAMEVTRLAKEGRLIWTGPLPGPAGKVVFANDGVHPYAETGHELYLQAVVRSFGPIAAASKDAKPHALGAPLTPGNYENARLIPIGEATLSSGFAPVDLEADPEFRHFGARLRSLYRASHPGDSITFKFKGTSASIYDVIGPSVGQVLVTVDGGPPRVANRFDGFCLYNRLAVVPVATNLPDTVHTVKVEIDPREPDRMKILGERTKEIKQPERFRGTSFYPGAILVVGELVK; translated from the coding sequence ATGCCGCGAACCTGGGTATTCACGACGACGATCGGATTTGCCGTGCTCGGGCTGGTCGGGCGGTCCACGGCCCGCGAGGCGGCCGGGGCGGGCAGCGACCCCTATCCGCTCGCGGACGCGGCGGAATGCCGACCGCGCGACGGGCTGCCGAACTTCCTGGCGAAGGCCCGCACGCCCGGGGCCGAGGTCAGGGTGGCCTATCTCGGCGGCTCGATCACGGCGCAGGACGGGTGGAGGCCGAAGACGCAGGCGTCCTTCCGGAAGGCCTATCCGGATTCGAAGTTCTCCGAGATCAACGCCGCGATCGGCGGAACGGGCTCGGACCTGGGCGTGTATCGGCTCAAGCAGGACGTGCTCGACCATCGGCCCGACCTGCTGTTCGTCGAGTTCGCCACCAACGACGGCGGGGCGTCCCCGGATCAGATCCGCCGCTGCATGGAAGGGATCGTGCGGCAGACGTGGCGTGCCCTGCCCTCCTGCGACATCTGCTTCGTCTACACGCTCACCGAGTCCGCCGCCGGGCCGATGCTCGCCGGGAAGTTCCCGCGGTCTGCCAGCGTGATGGAGGAGGTCGCCAACCATTACGGCATCCCGTCGATCCACATGGCCATGGAGGTGACGCGGCTCGCGAAGGAGGGCCGGCTCATCTGGACCGGGCCTTTACCGGGGCCGGCGGGCAAGGTCGTCTTCGCCAACGACGGCGTGCATCCCTACGCGGAGACCGGGCACGAGCTGTACCTCCAGGCGGTCGTCCGGTCCTTCGGGCCGATCGCCGCGGCGTCGAAGGACGCGAAGCCCCATGCCCTCGGCGCCCCGCTCACGCCCGGCAACTACGAGAATGCGAGACTGATCCCGATCGGCGAGGCCACGCTTTCGTCGGGCTTCGCCCCCGTTGACCTGGAGGCCGATCCCGAATTCCGGCACTTCGGCGCGCGGCTGAGGTCGCTCTACCGAGCGTCGCATCCGGGAGACTCGATCACCTTCAAATTCAAAGGGACGAGCGCTTCGATCTACGACGTGATCGGCCCGAGCGTCGGGCAGGTCCTCGTCACGGTGGACGGCGGCCCGCCGCGTGTGGCGAATCGCTTCGACGGTTTCTGCCTCTACAACCGCCTGGCCGTCGTGCCCGTCGCCACCAACCTCCCGGACACGGTCCACACGGTCAAGGTGGAGATCGATCCGCGCGAGCCGGACCGGATGAAGATCCTCGGCGAGCGGACGAAGGAGATCAAGCAACCCGAGCGGTTCCGGGGAACAAGTTTCTATCCTGGCGCGATCCTGGTCGTCGGCGAACTGGTGAAGTAG
- a CDS encoding GDSL-type esterase/lipase family protein yields the protein MPDTPLASDRGRATHTPRGGRLPRGVLLMLAGAILSSACPCGASAGDFALRDGDTVVFLGDSITAARTYGRIVENYTLLRFPDRKVHFLNAGWGGDTAEGGLRRLDRDVLDRGATVLIVAYGVNDIGWGTHADEVHRRIYLDSIRGIVERAKARKVRVYICSAAATAESPDAAERGFLQTMCDDGMAIARELGEHAIDIQRGMRAIQRAVLKANERAKPEDRQSLHVADGVHLNDLGQLAMAFSILKGLDAPAEVSSVAIDVSADGPRAAEARGCKVNRVTGGPDRLEFDRLDDGLPLNFGLFGALNFRYVPIPEELNRYLLRVRGLPTGRYAIEADGRGLGTWTDAELARSVNLASATADGWQPGGPWDAQAWILQDMTQGRDKMASGRLFLDHYLPAHPDGVRLHALDSEINARIEDLQRALVKPRPFHFVIHPAPAEATKVSP from the coding sequence ATGCCCGACACCCCCCTTGCCTCGGACCGAGGACGAGCAACCCACACGCCCCGCGGGGGCCGGCTCCCGCGAGGCGTGCTCCTCATGCTGGCCGGGGCGATCCTGTCGAGTGCCTGCCCGTGCGGGGCCTCCGCCGGGGACTTCGCCCTCCGGGACGGCGACACCGTGGTCTTCCTGGGAGATAGCATCACCGCGGCGCGGACGTACGGCCGGATCGTGGAGAACTACACGCTCCTCCGCTTCCCGGATCGCAAGGTCCATTTCCTCAACGCCGGCTGGGGCGGCGACACCGCCGAGGGCGGCCTGAGGCGGCTCGACCGCGACGTCCTGGACCGGGGCGCGACGGTGCTCATCGTCGCCTACGGCGTCAACGACATCGGCTGGGGCACTCATGCCGACGAGGTCCACCGCAGGATCTACCTGGACTCGATCCGCGGCATCGTCGAGCGGGCGAAGGCCCGCAAGGTCCGGGTCTATATCTGCTCGGCCGCCGCGACCGCCGAGAGCCCGGACGCCGCCGAGCGCGGCTTCCTCCAGACAATGTGCGACGACGGCATGGCCATCGCCCGCGAGCTGGGCGAGCATGCGATCGACATCCAGCGCGGGATGCGGGCGATCCAGCGTGCCGTGCTCAAGGCGAACGAGCGGGCGAAGCCCGAGGACCGGCAGTCGCTGCACGTCGCCGACGGCGTCCATCTCAACGACCTGGGACAGCTCGCGATGGCCTTCTCCATCCTCAAGGGACTGGACGCCCCCGCGGAGGTCTCCTCGGTCGCGATCGACGTGTCGGCCGACGGCCCCCGCGCGGCGGAGGCCCGCGGCTGCAAGGTCAACCGGGTGACCGGCGGGCCGGATCGCCTCGAGTTCGACCGGCTCGACGACGGCCTGCCGCTCAACTTCGGCCTCTTCGGGGCCCTGAATTTCCGCTACGTGCCGATCCCCGAGGAGCTCAACCGGTACCTGCTCAGGGTGAGGGGCCTGCCCACCGGTCGTTACGCGATCGAGGCCGACGGCCGGGGCCTGGGCACCTGGACCGATGCGGAGCTCGCGAGGTCCGTGAACCTCGCCTCCGCCACCGCCGACGGCTGGCAGCCCGGCGGCCCCTGGGACGCCCAGGCCTGGATCCTCCAGGACATGACCCAGGGCCGCGACAAGATGGCCTCCGGCCGCCTCTTCCTGGACCACTACCTCCCCGCGCACCCCGACGGCGTTCGCCTCCACGCCCTCGACTCCGAGATCAACGCCCGCATCGAGGACCTCCAGCGTGCCCTCGTGAAGCCCAGGCCCTTCCACTTCGTGATCCACCCGGCCCCGGCGGAGGCGACGAAGGTGTCGCCTTGA